CGAGACATATGACCTCGTCACCGTCCCGCAAAAGCCTCTCGCACAGATGGGACCCGATGAAGCCGGCCCCGCCGGTAACCAGCACCCTCCTGCTCAATATCTCCCTCTCCTCTCATGCTGAAGCAGCCTTTTCAGCTCCCCGCGTATGTTCCACATTTTGCAAGCAAAATGTGGAACATACGCGGGGAGCGGTCCATATCCGAACAGCATATGCAGGGGCGTGGTGGAGACGCGGGCCTGCGTCCCTTCCACGGAAAGTCTCCCCTCATCAGGAGCTCTTGCGGCCCGCGGGGCTGCGCCCGCTGTAAAAGCGCGCTATCTGCTCCACCACGTAGCGTTGCTGGCCGGCCTTGAGTTCCGGGTATATGGGCAGCGCAAGCGTCTCTCTGGCGGCCTTCTCCGACACCGGCATGGAGCCCCGCCCCAGCCCAAGCCCCTTGAAGCACTCCTGGAGGTGCAGCGGCACGGGATAATAGACCTCGCTGCCCACACCCTTTCCGGCAAGATAGGCCCGCAGGGCGTCCCTCTTCTTAAGACGCACAACGTACTGGTTGAATACGTGTCTGCACCTGTGACTCTCTACGGGCAGTCCCACGCCCTCGAGCCCCGCCTTGGTGAAGAGCTCCCTGTAGCGGGCCGCGTTGGCGATGCGCCCCTCCATCCAGCGGTCCAGATACTTGAGCTTCACCCTCAACACGGCGGCCTGTATCTCGTCGAGCCTGCTGTTCACTCCCACGTAGCGGTGGTAGTAACGGTGGTGGCTGCCGTGGACGCGCAGCATGCGCAGCTTGTCGGCGAGCCTCTTGCTGTCCGTCGTTATCATGCCGCCGTCGCCTATGCCGCCGAGATTCTTGGTGGGATAAAAGGAAAAACACCCCATCGTCGCAAGCGAGCCGGCCCGTTTCGAACGGTACTCCGCCCCGATGGCCTGGGCGGCGTCCTCTATGACCTTCACGCCGTAGCGGCGGGCGGCGGCGTTTATGGACGACATGTCGGCGCACTGGCCGAAGAGATGCACGGCGAAGACCGCCTTGACCCCGGCGCCCGAGGCCGCGCACGCGGCGAGCCGCTCTTCGAG
Above is a window of Deltaproteobacteria bacterium DNA encoding:
- a CDS encoding DegT/DnrJ/EryC1/StrS family aminotransferase, translated to MRVPLLDLGPQYRDIRKEVLDVVKKVCDSGRYVLGENVAALEEEIAAYCGTRYAVGVASGTDALLLALMALDVGHGDRVVTTPYTFFATAGSIARLGAVPEFVDIDPLTYNIDPGKLEERLAACAASGAGVKAVFAVHLFGQCADMSSINAAARRYGVKVIEDAAQAIGAEYRSKRAGSLATMGCFSFYPTKNLGGIGDGGMITTDSKRLADKLRMLRVHGSHHRYYHRYVGVNSRLDEIQAAVLRVKLKYLDRWMEGRIANAARYRELFTKAGLEGVGLPVESHRCRHVFNQYVVRLKKRDALRAYLAGKGVGSEVYYPVPLHLQECFKGLGLGRGSMPVSEKAARETLALPIYPELKAGQQRYVVEQIARFYSGRSPAGRKSS
- a CDS encoding NAD-dependent epimerase/dehydratase family protein, which gives rise to MLSRRVLVTGGAGFIGSHLCERLLRDGDEVICL